AATACATGCTGTTGCTGCTGATACAACTTGTTTTGGTGATACGTCCATGTAGTCCATTTTATCTCTATGCATTGCTGTGTTGTTTCCACGGAAACGACAGATAACTTCTTCATTTTTAAACGTACCGTCTTCGTTTAACTCTGCGTTCGCTTGTGCGACGACAAACTGCTCTTCTTCGTCTGCAGTTAAGTAGTCGATTCTGCTAGTTACCGCATTTGTTTCAGGATCTACACGACGATATGGTGTTTCGATAAACCCAAATTCGTTTACACGTGCAAAACTTGATAACGAGTTGATTAGACCGATGTTTGGTCCCTCTGGTGTTTCAATTGGACACATACGTCCGTAGTGAGAATAGTGTACGTCACGTACTTCCATCCCTGCTCGTTCTCTCGTTAAACCACCTGGTCCAAGTGCTGATAAACGTCTCTTATGCGTTAACTCAGCAAGTGGGTTCGTTTGGTCCATGAACTGAGATAATTGAGAGCTACCAAAGAACTCTTTAATCGATGCAATTACCGGACGAATGTTAATAAGTTGTTGCGGTGTAATTGTGTTTTTGTCTTGAATTGACATTCTTTCACGAATGACACGTTCCATACGTGCAACACCAATACGGAATTGGTTTTGTAATAACTCACCGACACTACGTAAACGGCGGTTACCTAAATGGTCGATGTCGTCTGTATGTCCAACACCATTTAATAAGTTAAAGTAATAACTGATTGACGCGATAATGTCTGACGGAGTGATAGATTTCACTTCTTTGTCAGGGAACGCGTTACCGATGATGTTTGTCGTTGTATCTTCATCACCATCGACGTTAGATTTAACTTTAATTGATTGAATTTCTACAGGCTCTTCTAAAATCCCGTTTTCGAATTCAAACGTTTTTAAGTTCACTGTCGTTTCAAGTTGTTCCATAATGTTGTCGAGCGTACGACGGTCAATTGTCGTTCCTGCTTCAACGATTACTTCACCAGTTTCCGTATCTACAAGTGGCTCTGCAACGACTTGGTTGAATAGACGGTTTTGTAAGTGAAGTTTTTTGTTCATCTTATAACGACCAACTGCCGCTAAGTCATAACGCTTTGGATCAAAGAAACGTGTATATAGTAAGTTTCTTGCGTTTTCAACTGTTGGCGGTTCGCCTGGACGTAATCTTTCATATATTTCAAGTAATGCTTGATCGACTGTTTCTGTTGTGTCTTTGTCTAATGTGTTTCTTAAATATTCGCTGTCCCCTAATAAGTCAACGATTTGTTGATCTGTAGCGAAACCTAGCGCACGTAGTAATACCGTAATTGGCATTTTACGCGTACGGTCAATTTTTACGTAAACCGTATCTCTTGCGTCCATTTCATACTCTAACCATGCACCACGGTTAGGAATAACTGTCGCTGTGTAGCTCGTTCTACCGTTTTTATCGAGCTTATCCGAGTAATACACAGAAGGACTACGGACTAACTGAGAAACGATAACACGTTCTGCACCGTTAATAATGAATGTACCTGTATCTGTCATGAGAGGGAAATCTCCCATAAACACTTCTTGTTCTTTTACTTCACCAGTTTCTTTAATAATGAGTCTAACTTTAACTCTTAAAGGCGCCGAATACGTAGCGTCGTGGTTTTTAGCCTCATCGACGTTGTATTTAGGCTCTCCGAGTTTATAGTCGACAAACTCAAGCGAAATGTTTCCTGTGAAATCCTCAACAGGTGAGATATCCTTAAACATTTCGATTAAGCCAGATTTCAGAAACCATTCATAAGAATTCGTTTGAATTTCAATTAAGTTCGGTAACTCCAACTTCTCTTCGATACGTGAATAGCTTCTACGTTTTGCATGTTTTCCATACTGAATCACTTGACTCATCGACAGATTCACCCCTAAAAATATTTCCCACTATTATCAACAGATAGACCTCATAAGACAAAAAAGAAAACGGAATTAAACAACTCCATTTCCTATAAACATTGACTTATTCAAAAGCTTCTACCAATACGTGCTTTCGAAAAATATACATACTTCTTGATAATAATATTCATTTAACAACTATATCACAGCTAATTTGTCAAGTCAAATTATTATCTCTTGTAAATCTGACTGATTTCACATAACTTTGAATAACAAAAATACTCCACTAACAAAATGTTAATGGAGTATATGTACTTATCTATTCGCATAAAACTCTTCTGCTTTTTTGAGGTAAATTTCTTCTTCTGGTAGCA
Above is a genomic segment from Nosocomiicoccus massiliensis containing:
- the rpoB gene encoding DNA-directed RNA polymerase subunit beta; translated protein: MSQVIQYGKHAKRRSYSRIEEKLELPNLIEIQTNSYEWFLKSGLIEMFKDISPVEDFTGNISLEFVDYKLGEPKYNVDEAKNHDATYSAPLRVKVRLIIKETGEVKEQEVFMGDFPLMTDTGTFIINGAERVIVSQLVRSPSVYYSDKLDKNGRTSYTATVIPNRGAWLEYEMDARDTVYVKIDRTRKMPITVLLRALGFATDQQIVDLLGDSEYLRNTLDKDTTETVDQALLEIYERLRPGEPPTVENARNLLYTRFFDPKRYDLAAVGRYKMNKKLHLQNRLFNQVVAEPLVDTETGEVIVEAGTTIDRRTLDNIMEQLETTVNLKTFEFENGILEEPVEIQSIKVKSNVDGDEDTTTNIIGNAFPDKEVKSITPSDIIASISYYFNLLNGVGHTDDIDHLGNRRLRSVGELLQNQFRIGVARMERVIRERMSIQDKNTITPQQLINIRPVIASIKEFFGSSQLSQFMDQTNPLAELTHKRRLSALGPGGLTRERAGMEVRDVHYSHYGRMCPIETPEGPNIGLINSLSSFARVNEFGFIETPYRRVDPETNAVTSRIDYLTADEEEQFVVAQANAELNEDGTFKNEEVICRFRGNNTAMHRDKMDYMDVSPKQVVSAATACIPFLENDDANRALMGANMQRQAVPLLIPDSPYVGTGMEHVTAKDSGAAVVSRYKGVVEHVEAREIHVRRYVDKNGDGNYTKTEEIDKYKLVKFERSNAGTCYTQRPIVSLGDEVEKGEILADGPSMDNGEMALGQNVVVGFMMWDGYNYEDAVIMSERLVKDDVYTSIHIEEYESESRDTKLGPEEITRDIPNVSESAMKKLDERGIVYVGAEVKDGDILVGKVTPKGVTEQTPEDRLLHAIFGEKAREVRDTSLRVPHGAGGIVLDVKVFNREDGHELSPGVNQLVRVYIVQKRKISVGDKMAGRHGNKGVISTILPEEDMPFLPDGTPIDIMLNPLGVPSRMNIGQVLELHLGMAAREMGLKMATPVFDGANEEDVWSTMEEAGLARDGKTVLYDGRTGEPFENRVSVGVMYMLKLSHMVDDKLHARSTGPYSLVTQQPLGGKAQFGGQRFGEMEVWALEAYGAAYTLQEILTVKSDDTIGRVNTYEAIVKGENLPNPSIPESFRVLMKELQSLGLEVSIMDDEDNEVNMNTVVEEDVQRESERDNDKDEVVSK